The DNA sequence TTTGGTGGATACATCGACGTATTATGTATGACTGAAAATGGCGACTTAGTAATAGTGGAATTAAAGCGCGATAAGACACCACGTGAAATTTCAGCTCAAATCTTAGATTACGCTTCTTGGGTTAGGTTTTTGACTGCAGATAAAATTCAAGAAATTGCAGAGAAATATTGCCAACCAAGCCTAATAGAAGTCTACCAAGCCAAGTTCAATCATGATTTACCCTCAATCTTTAATCAAGAACACCAAATGCTTATTGTTGGCTCAGAAATCGATAGCTCGACAGAAAGGATAATTCATTATCTTTCTGAAACCTATGGAGTTCCTATAAATGCCCTGACCTTCAACTACTTCAAAGATGGCGAAAACGAGTATGCAGCAAGGACTTTTTTAATTGAACAAGAAAAAGCAGAAATTGCGCAGATTTCAAGACCATCTAAGAGAACAAGTAATTTAACAATGGAGCAACTTCAAGCTATAGCTGAAGAAAAAGACGTTAATGAGCTATATTACTACCTTGTTGATAGGCTAACACCACTATTTGATTATGTAGGCACTACTAGATCAACCATAGCTTTTGTAGGAAACATACAAGGAATAAACAAAACAATTCTTAGTTTGGTACCTGGCGAAAGTAACGCTCAAGATGGAGTTAAATTCAAAGTTTATCTCAAGAGATTATTAGAATACTTCCGGCTAAGCAAGGAAGAAGCTGAGTCAATTCTACCTAGTAACAAGCAACCTTGGGAATACCAAACAAGTGCAACTGGCGAATATTCTGGTTACGAGGGCTTCTTTAACAAGGCATCTGAAGCAGCCGATTTCATAATAGAAC is a window from the Candidatus Bathyarchaeota archaeon genome containing:
- a CDS encoding endonuclease NucS, with protein sequence MSLPNSTNAVSSIQTIRLWKIEKESLKEITKSKVGLEARLQSWIISDISIISPDYLVIGREVPTDFGGYIDVLCMTENGDLVIVELKRDKTPREISAQILDYASWVRFLTADKIQEIAEKYCQPSLIEVYQAKFNHDLPSIFNQEHQMLIVGSEIDSSTERIIHYLSETYGVPINALTFNYFKDGENEYAARTFLIEQEKAEIAQISRPSKRTSNLTMEQLQAIAEEKDVNELYYYLVDRLTPLFDYVGTTRSTIAFVGNIQGINKTILSLVPGESNAQDGVKFKVYLKRLLEYFRLSKEEAESILPSNKQPWEYQTSATGEYSGYEGFFNKASEAADFIIELARRK